From Paenibacillus sp. PvR098:
CCACACCAGCCTACCGTGACTCTGCGGCCGGTGAAGCGTTTATTTCCATCGGCTACGAGGACATTCGTTATTTTCCGAAAGCTGTGGAACCGAATTATCTGCTCGTCGGAGGAATGAGTCTCAGTAAGCCGGAGCAAAAAATGCAGGTGACCAGTTATCTTGGCTCCGGTCAACATGTTTATGCTTCACAAAATAACCTGTATATTACGGTGAATGAATACGAGCCCGCAGCCGCTGAACCTGAACCTGCACCTGCACCTGCACCGAAGGCGAGTCCGGAAGCCGAGCCTCGCATGATGCCGAGCTTGCCGATGCCGACGGAGATGAGCAGTGTCATCTATAAATTCGGCATGGATGACGGCACGGTCCATTATACCGGACGCGGTAAAGTGCCTGGGCACCCGCTGAACCAATTTTCCATGGATGAGCACGAAGGTTACTTCCGCATTGCAACTACCAAGGGCGACATGTGGCGCGATGATGAATTTACATCCAAGAACAATATGTATATTTTGAACGATACCATGAATATCGTAGGTAAAGTCGAGGACCTCGCACCGGGCGAGCGCATTTACTCCGTCCGCTATGCCGGAAACCGGGCATACATGGTCACCTTCAAGAACGTTGATCCGCTTTTCGTTATCGACTTGAGGGATCCCCAGGCGCCTGAGGTACTGGGTCAGCTCAAAATACCTGGCTACAGCGATTATTTACACCCTTACGATGAAAACCATATCATTGGCTTCGGCAAGGATGCCGTAGAAGTGGATAACAAGAACGGAACCGGCTTGGAAGAAGGCCCCACAGCGTACTATCAAGGAATGAAGCTTGCGTTGTTTGACGTATCGGATGTCACCCAACCGAAAGAACTGTTTAAAGAGTCCATTGGCGACAGGGGCACGCACTCAGAGCTGCTGCACAACCATAAGGCACTGCTCTTCTCCAAAGAAAAAAACCTGCTCGCTTTTCCGGTGACCGTTATGGAAGTCAAAGACAAATCCTCCTCCGGCACCCCCAATGATGCAACACAATACGGCGAATTCGCGTTCCAGGGCGCTTATGTGTACGGACTTGATCTGCAACAAGGCTTCCAGCTTCGAGGCAAGATCACCCATTTGAGCGCAGACGACCTACAAAAGGCGGGACAACACTGGTTCAGCAGCGACCGTAACATTGAACGGCTGCTCTATATCGGGGATACCCTATACACCGCTTCGCCCGACATACTGAAGGCAAACGATTTGTCCACGTTAACCGAAATCGGTTCGCTCAACCTGCCTCCTTGGTCGCCGCGCCAATAACTGACTTGGCAACGGCGTCCTCATCGGGTACAATTACAGGTGTCAAATCCAACATGGAGGTAAGCTGAATCTTATGGTAAACACCATCATTGCCATCTCCGTCATTATTGCTTTAATTATTTCGGGATTAACCATCTACGTCACTTACAAAGCTTATTCACGCAAATACGACTAAACGATCCAAAGCCACAATACCAAGGAGATAACGCCGCCGATCAATGAACTTAAGGCGTTAACCGTATCGTTCGTCATCACTTCATGTCCCCTGATGCGAACCGCCGCTGCCTCGCAGTGGCGGTTTTTTTCCATTTCTTTACCGCACACCCGGCAGCGGTACATGACTTGGCATACCGCGCCGAGCCAGGAGTCCGCCAGTGATCCGGCCAAGCCTCCGCCCAGTCCAATGGCGCATAAAGCTGCTGCGGAACCAGCGTCGCCATGGAAGGCTTGAGGCGACAGCAACGTGAGCAGCCAAGCCGTGCCACCGATGAACAGCCCACCTGCCGCTGAGGCGGCGAGCCCGAGCGGTGTGACGCCGCCGGACGTCCCGGGCTCTACGATGCGCAGGCTGACGATGGATCTGGGAGCCGTGCGGCTGACTCCGCCGATTTCCGTGGCCCAAGTGTCTGCGGTGACCGTGGCCATCACGCCGACAAAAGCGGCCCACCAAATCGGGTGCGGAATCAACCAATGACCGATGCAAAGCGCAAGCCCCAACCCGCCGTTCGCCAGGACCTGACCTGCGTCACGCCTGCCCGACTTGGCATAAACGCTCTCCGCAGCCGCTTTTCTGCGGCTTTTCCACTTGGACAACGCCGATGAGGTAATAAAAAAGACGATCAAGGTCCCAAACCAAGGAAGGCTGCCCGCCGCATACATCAGCGTGCCGAGCAATACGGCCGCTCCCAGGCCTGTAATCGATAGTGATTTTTTCCAGTAGGCAACTCCTGCGATAAGCATGCTGCCCACGAGTCCTGCCAGCAATTCTGCCATGTCTTCTCATCTCCTCTACGCGCCAAATCACACAATCATTCGACAAACCTGTGTTTACAGAACTATAGCCATTATAATATGATTTGACTAGATGGGAAAATGTTTCCGGGGAGGAACCTGCGTTGAACGAAGCGGATATTATAGATCAAGTGGAGTTTAAAAAGGATTTGGAACCCCAGGACATGCTCCGAGTTATTTTTGATTATGCGGCCAAAATAGCGAACGAACGCAAGCTTGATCAACTGCTGATGCTTATGGCCGATATGGGACGCGAGATGGTTGTTTCCGATCGCTGTACCGTATGGCTGCTTGATCGTCATAAGAAAGAGCTGTACTCCACCGTAGCCCATGGCGTACCACCGCTGCGTATGCCAATGGACGCCGGTCTTGTGGGCCATGCCGTAAGCTCCGGTAAACCGATATATATCGACGATGCTTACACTAACGAGGAATTCAAAGAAGTTCTGCAAAGCGGCGCCATTGCCATGGACAAGCAAACCGGTTACCGCACGAAGACACTGATGGTGATCCCCTTTCGTAATAACGAAGGGGAAATTATGGGGGCTTACCAGGCCGTCAACAAGCTGACGGAGAACGAACGGTTCTCGCAGAAGGATCTGGATTATTTGACCTTGGCCGCTTCCTATGCCGGCAAATCGATCGAAGCTGCGCTGCTTACGATCGAAATCGAGGAAACGCAGAAGGAAATTATTTTTACGATGGGGGAGATCGGCGAAAGTCGCTCTAAGGAAACAGGAAACCACGTTAAGCGGGTAGCGGAGTACTCTTATATACTTGCCCGTAGTCTGGGTATGAGCGAAAAAGAGGCGGAACTGCTCAAAATCGCATCCCCTATGCACGATATCGGCAAAGTGGCGATTCCTGACGCGGTTCTAAAAAAGCCAGGCAAGCTCACGAACGAAGAATTCGACAGAATGAAAACGCACACGACAATCGGCTATCATCTGCTCAAAAATTCCAAACGTCAAATTTTGAAAACAGCTGCCATCGTCGCCTATCAGCACCACGAGAAGTGGAACGGCAGTGGTTATCCGTGCGGGCTGCGCGGCGAGGAAATCCATATCTATGGTCGAATTACCGCCATTGCCGACGTGTTCGATGCACTTGGAAGCGATCGCGTGTATAAGAAAGCTTGGGAGCTCGACCGCATTTTGAATTTGTTCCAGGAGGAGCGCGGTGAACACTTCGATCCTAAGGTGGTCGACGTATTTATCGTGCAGCTGCCCAGCATATTGAAGGCTCGTGAGGTTTATTCCGACTTGGCCCTGGAGGGTGTGGCTGAGGGATATCGTTAAACGTACGGAAAACGAAGAAGCTCTTGATCGACGCATCAAGAGCTTCTTCGTTGCAGAGTGGGCTTTAGCTTTCATCGTCTATTATTTGACTAGTGCTGTTGGACTCTCTCATCATCACCTTTGCTGTGAGTCAGGGTGATTTTGCTCTTCGGGAGCAGTCGTACGTTCCGGTTTGGCGGAGCTTCCAGACTGCGTAGATTCTCCCGGTTTCGTTGTCTCATCCGGTTTAGACGTCCCGTTCGATTTCGACGTTTCACTTGGCTTGGTTGTACTGCCAGGCTTCGATGCTTCACCCGGCTTGCTTGTATCGTTATCCGTTTTCTTCCCTGTCTCCCCTGCTGTCCCCGACCCGACGTCTTTATTGGAATCGGTCGGCTTCTTTACTTCATTCACGGGAGATTTGACTGCTGGTTTCTGATCCGCCACGGGCACCGGTACTTTGGGTGGTCCGGGTGCAACAGTAATACGGCCTTTCGCATCAACGTGCGCATTGACGGAGATGTTCGTCAATTTCTCGAAGAGCTTGCGTCCATCCTCCTCCACCATACGGATCGGCTGGGCCCACTTGGTCAAAATAGGCACAAGCTGCAAATCGCAGCCTCTTTCCTTCGAGCAGGAGGCTTCCAGAATCAGGCTCTCCCACGTAGCGGGATTTTCATTGGTTGTAAAAATGAAGTTGCCAAGGCTGTACGCAATCCATTTCCCCTTGTACTGCTCGAAGCCCTGCAGCACATGGGGATGGCTCGCCACAACCAGATCCGCACCTTGATCGATATATTGTCTGGCCAGATCGGTCTGCACTTTAATGGGACGATTATTGCGTTCTTCTCCCCAATGAGCGATAACAACAACGAGATCCGCTTCTTCTCTGGCTTTCTTTATGGCCTCTAAAGGAAGCTTGGTGGTATAGGTTTCGGCCAGCCCGGGCCTGCTATTGCCCGCGTACCAGCTAGTCGAATGTATGACACGGCTAAACCCGAGGAATGCAATTTTCATCCCATTGTGATCCATGGTGACGTGACGGTACGCTTCTTCAGCATTTCTACCAGCACCTACTCGTTGGATCCCCTCCATATCCAGATGATCCAACGTATCCAACAAACCCTGAACCCCATAGTCCATGCTATGATTGTTCGCCAGATTGACGAGATCGACCCCGGCTTTCTTAAGCTCGGGAAGCGCTAATGGCGAAGACCGGTACGCATAAGTCTTCTCTTCCGCTGTACCTCGGGTCGTAATCGGAGTCTCCAGATTGGCAACGGTAATATCCGCCTTCTCCAGATAAGAATGAACATATTTAAACGGATATTCGTATCCGTGCTGCGTCAAGAGTTCTTTCACCTTACCCGCGAACATGATATCGCCGACAAAGGCCATATTCACGTGCGCCGCTCTCTCACTTGCCGGAGCCACATTCGCCCCATCGTCCTCATTAGCCGCTGGCGGCTTGGCCGTATCCGGCTGCCGAGGCTGCTGCACGCCCCCGTATGGATCCGACGTCTTCGCCTCCGCGGTCGCTTCTCCGCCTTGAGTTCCCTGCGGCCGATCCAGCCAATGCATCAAATAAACGAATGATCCTATCGTCAGAAGAGTCATCAAACCGAGTTTAAATCCTAACATCCGATTTACTTTCTTCTCTTTATGACGCTTATGTTTTTCTGTACGCGTTCTGATCTCAACCTACCCCTTTTTCCAACTTGCATTCAGCTAACACGTCCGGTATACCTATTATAGCAAAACGCCCTTTTGCGGTCATGGGCAAATGTGCCAAAAATATGTTGCTGCTCCTGACTTTCTTGGAGGAACCCGATTTTGAAGCGGTGATTCATAAAATATACTAGCCTGGGTTGTGGTATAATGGAAAACATAAGCAAAAAATGGGACAACAGGAGGCCAAGGCTGACAATGGACAAAATCGCGATCATCTCCGACATCCACGGTAACCTGCAGGCGCTGGACGCTGTTGTACGGGACATACGCAGCCGCCGGATTGAGCGCATCATTTGTCTCGGCGACTTGGTCGGTAAAGGCCCTCAGCCATGTGAAGCAGTGGATTGGATTCGCGAGCTATGCGAAGTTACGGTGCAGGGCAACTGGGATCACGGGATCAACCTGCCGCAGCAGAAGGAATCTGGCTTATGGCAGCAGAAGCGGCTTGGAACGGAACGGCTGCGTTATTTGCTGGAGCTGCCTTTCTTCGCAGATCTAAGGATGAGCGGCAGGCGCATCCGCTTGCTTCATGCTTCCTCCCGGAGCGTATATCATCGTGTCCTGCGGAAGGCCAACAAGAAAGAAAAGCTAGCTATGTTCGAGAACACCGAGCATACCGGAGGATTTCTGCAAACGGAGCTCACACCTGATGTGATCGGCTATGGGGATATTCATGTTCCGTTCTTGCAGACACTGAAATCCGAGCAAATCAAGGGGCTTCTGTTATTCAATACGGGCAGCGTCGGCGCGCCGTACGACGGACTGACGCAGGCCAGCTATACCATTCTCGAGGGTACGGCGGACGGCAATGAGGAAGCTCCGTTCTCTGTACAATCGGTACGCGTCCCTTACGATATCGAGCAAGCTATTGCCGTTGCACAGCAGGTCGGAATTCCCGAGCTGGAGAGATTTCGTTATGAGCAGAGAACCGGGTTGGAACAGTAAAGGGACTATGTATTAAATCGGAGCAGGAAAGAAGGAACACGTTTTGGAACGTTGGAAAGTCAACTTAATCGTACTATGGCTGGGACAATTTTTGGTCATGTCCGGCATGACCATGATCATACCCTTCTTGCCCTTATATATTCAGGAAATGGGGATTCATGATCCGCACGAAGTGGCTATGTGGGCCGGTATTATTTTTGCCGGTAACTTCGTCACTGCATTTATCTTTCAGCCGATCTGGGGAGGGCTTGCCGACCGGTTCGGACGCAAAGTCATGCTCCTTCGTTCGGGCTTCGGTATGTCGGTCGTCATGATGTTCATGGGACTGGCCTCCGCCCCACTGCATTTGCTGCTGCTTCGCATGGCTAACGGTGTGATCTCGGGCTTCATGCCGGCTGCCGTTGCCTTGGTCTCGGCGAATACGCCTCGTGAGCGGATGGGCTTTGCTATGGGAACCTTGCAATCCGGCAGTGTGGCAGGGACGATTCTCGGACCGCTGTTCGGGGGACTGATGGCCGAATGGTTCGGGTTTCGGCCTATTTTTTACATTACCGGAGGGTTATTGTTCGCCGCTTCTCTGCTCGCCGCGTTCATGGTGAAAGAGACGTTCGACTTGGAAAAGGCCAAAAACAATCCCAAAATGACCATTTTCAGCGGCTTTCGCGAGCTGATCCGGACTCGTGAACTCCCAGCTCTGTATTCCGTTACCTTCGTCATCCAATTTTCCATATTGAGCTCCATGCCGCTGATCCCCTTGTTCGTACAGGAGCTTCACGGCAGTGGGCAACTGCTCGCCTTCTATGCCGGTCTTGTCGGGTCGGTGACCGGGTTCTCGAACATGATCGCATCACCGCTGCTAGGCAGACTAGGAGATCGGCTGGGATCACACCGTATTCTGGCAATCGCTTTAATCGGCACGGGATTAGCCTTTATACCGCAGGTATTCGTAACCAACATCTGGCAGCTGCTGGCCTCACGCTTCTTGTTGGGTATCTTTATGGGAGGCCTAATTCCTTCTGTACAAACATTAATACGGCAGTATACTCCAAGCGGAATGGAAAGCCGTTCATACAGCTTTAATACGAGCGCCTTGGCCTTGGGGAACATGCTTGGACCCGTGATCGGGGGAGCCGTCTCGGGTTGGATCGGCATTAGGGGTATTTTCTTGACGGCCGCCGTGCTGCTGCTGCTTAACGCACTATGGGTCCGCCTTTCTCTATACCACAGAAAGCAAGAACATGAACCAGGCTTGTAGCCTATGCCAAACGGGCATCCCCCAATGAATGGGAGTTTAAGCAAGAAATAAATGAAACAGCCTGGTACCTCATATCGGTACCAGGCTGTTTCATATCAAAAGCCGTGGCTAACAGCGCCGGATCAGCTCCGCAAGCAAAGCGGTGCGGAACGGCATCTCGTCGAGCCGAATATACTCATCCGGAGAATGGGCATAGTCGCCTCTTGCACCCAATCCATCCAAAGTCGGGGTACCGACTGCGGCGGTGAAATTGCCGTCGCTCACGCCCCCGGTATGCGTCTCCGTCAGTTCAACTCCATGCTCTGTCCGGGCGATATCCTGCGCCAGCGCGAACAGCTCCGCCGTCCGCTCGGTTCGCTCCATCGGTGGACGCATCATCCGGCCTGTAAGCGTAAGCTGAGCTTGAGGCAGCACCGGCACGAGTCCGTTAAGCTCCTCCTCAATACGGTCCGCCTCGGCTGAGGTCCCCACACGCACATCAATTTCTCCTTCGGCATGCTCCGCAATAACATTACTGCCGATACCGCCGCGGATCACGCCTATGTTCACCGTAGTTCCCAACGAGTAGTCCGTAAGCGCATGAAGGCGTTGAATCTGACATGCCAGCTCATGAATGGCGGAGACGCCTTTCTCCGGGTTAACCCCGGCATGCGCCGAGATACCCTGTACGTTCAGCTTATAGCGTCCACTGCCTTTGCGGGCTGTCTTGAGAGCTCCGCTCGGCTCCATCGGAGGCTCGAGCACGAATGCAGCGGCAGACCGCTTCGCCTGCTCCTCGATAAAAGCTCGGGACGTCGGGCTGCCCAGCTCTTCGTCGCTGTTCATGAGCAAAACGACTTTCTTATCCGCCGGGAATCGGCCGGAATCCAGCAGCGCCTTAACCGCAAATATAGCCTGCAGCAGACCTGCTTTCATATCGTAGACCCCTGGACCGTAAGCCCGGTCGTCCTCGATGCGGAATGGCCGTCGCTTTGCTTCCCCGAGCGGCCAAACCGTGTCATAATGACCCACCAGAAGAATCTGTTTCTCTCCGCTGCCGACTTCACACAAAAGGCGGTCTCCATACGTTTCGTTCGGAATGCGAACGACCCGCCCTCCGGTCAGCCGTTGAAATTCACGCGTGTACCAATCGGCAATCAAATCGTTCTGCCGCTTGTCTGCAGACGGCGAATCGATATTCACGCTCTCCTCAAGCAGTCGGAGTATAGTGGGCATATACCCTTCTATCTGTTCTTTCAATGTCTGTAACTTCACCAAGCAGCATCTCCGTTAGTGGGACTGCGATTTCGAACCGAACAGCCGATCCAAACCGTACACACGTTCCAATAATATGATAAACACTAGACTTAACAAAATAACAACCGATGATATAGAAGCTACAAGCGGGTCAAGCGTTTCCTGCATATAGCTGAAAATGGCCATTGGGAGCGTAGTCGTCGTCGGCGATACCAAGAAAAGCGACACCGTAACGTTGTCAAACGAGGTCAAGAATGCGAAAATCGCTCCTGACATGATCGCCGGTTTAATAATCGGCATCGTTATATCCCAAAAGACATTGATCGGCTTCGCACCCAATATGTAAGCGGCACGCTCCAGCGTATAATCGAAGGAACTGAGCCCCGTGAGCACCAGACGTACGACATAAGGAATTGATATCAAGATATGCGCCAACAGAAGACCCGTGAATGTTCCGGCCAGCCCGATCCTCGTGAAGAAGAGCAAAGCCGCAATACCGATGATCAGCGCAGGTACGGTAAGAGGTGACAGCAAAAGTCCGTTGATTACGCCTCTCCCGGGAAATTTGTATTTATGCAATGCAAGACCCGCAATTGTTCCGAGCAGCGTAGAAAGCACAGCCGTGAGTGTCGCGAGCTGCAAGCTGAACCAGAAGGATTCGACAAATTCCGGACGGTCGAATATTCTTACATACCAGTCGAAAGAAAAACCGACCGGTGGAAACGACAAATATCTAGTCGAGGTTAGTGAAGTCGGGATAATGACCAACAATGGCGATATGACAAACAAAACGACAAAAAAGGTGATGACTCCGAGCGGAGTGATTCGTTTCATCATGAGGAAAACACCTCTTTATATCGCTTGGTCTCCATGAGCCTTGTGAACAAAGTAACAAGACCTATGGTCGACCCAAGAAGCAGAAATGCAAGCGCAGCTCCGAGCGGCCAGTTCAATTGAGCCATAATTTTCTCATAGGCGATCACAGGCAGTACCTTGACGGACGTACCGCCCATCAGAGCAGGTGTAACGAAAGCGCTCATCGATAAGCTGAAAACAAGAGTGGTTCCTGCCATAATACCGGGAAGCGTAAGCGGAAGCGTCACGGTAAAGAATGTGCGTACTTTGCCCGCGCCGAGAATTCCGGCCGCTTTATAAAGCGATTCATCAATCTGGTACATACTCGTGGCGATCGCCAAGATCATGTAAACGATCAGCGAGTCGGTCAATCCGATAACAACGCCAAGCTCGTTATACATCAGTTTGAGCGGCTGATCAATCAGACCAATCTGCATAAGCGTGTTATTGATCCATCCCTTTTCACCCAGGATGATGACCCAGCCAAAGTTTCTGATGACTACACTGATCAAATGCGGCGAGATGATCAGGAACGTGATCAGACCGCGCATTTTGCC
This genomic window contains:
- a CDS encoding beta-propeller domain-containing protein codes for the protein MRRTTLLSCMVALTLLASSVPVQTMQAGTEKAVKLSLNGEPVQLSTLPRLAQNTLMVPLRELSEALGVTVQWNESERTAEASKGNRTIKLTLDSKQAYRGSTAIPLDEAPTADHGYMLVPLRFFSESFDFNVYWDGANRSVDIVDADKSLPTVGSLERMEELLKDFTSVNGGMRFTTTDQAVATGAAKESVSASPSAPGSSSVSAPPSHSGTNVQVEGVDEADIIKTDGKYIYQVNRDRVIVSQAYPAESMSVISTVYWADPYFYPQEIYVDDKHLVVIGNTHYPVYDKPQVYDSGKPATSNPSNPVSSPALEVPVADNIRVIPVPEPSVERKLMIWPRPERSTVKTIVYELGDRTNMLPVRETELEGNYISSRKIGDSLYIVTNKWLNTYGFMNRQISPAEKQQAVSTPAYRDSAAGEAFISIGYEDIRYFPKAVEPNYLLVGGMSLSKPEQKMQVTSYLGSGQHVYASQNNLYITVNEYEPAAAEPEPAPAPAPKASPEAEPRMMPSLPMPTEMSSVIYKFGMDDGTVHYTGRGKVPGHPLNQFSMDEHEGYFRIATTKGDMWRDDEFTSKNNMYILNDTMNIVGKVEDLAPGERIYSVRYAGNRAYMVTFKNVDPLFVIDLRDPQAPEVLGQLKIPGYSDYLHPYDENHIIGFGKDAVEVDNKNGTGLEEGPTAYYQGMKLALFDVSDVTQPKELFKESIGDRGTHSELLHNHKALLFSKEKNLLAFPVTVMEVKDKSSSGTPNDATQYGEFAFQGAYVYGLDLQQGFQLRGKITHLSADDLQKAGQHWFSSDRNIERLLYIGDTLYTASPDILKANDLSTLTEIGSLNLPPWSPRQ
- a CDS encoding DUF92 domain-containing protein, whose translation is MAELLAGLVGSMLIAGVAYWKKSLSITGLGAAVLLGTLMYAAGSLPWFGTLIVFFITSSALSKWKSRRKAAAESVYAKSGRRDAGQVLANGGLGLALCIGHWLIPHPIWWAAFVGVMATVTADTWATEIGGVSRTAPRSIVSLRIVEPGTSGGVTPLGLAASAAGGLFIGGTAWLLTLLSPQAFHGDAGSAAALCAIGLGGGLAGSLADSWLGAVCQVMYRCRVCGKEMEKNRHCEAAAVRIRGHEVMTNDTVNALSSLIGGVISLVLWLWIV
- a CDS encoding HD domain-containing phosphohydrolase, which encodes MNEADIIDQVEFKKDLEPQDMLRVIFDYAAKIANERKLDQLLMLMADMGREMVVSDRCTVWLLDRHKKELYSTVAHGVPPLRMPMDAGLVGHAVSSGKPIYIDDAYTNEEFKEVLQSGAIAMDKQTGYRTKTLMVIPFRNNEGEIMGAYQAVNKLTENERFSQKDLDYLTLAASYAGKSIEAALLTIEIEETQKEIIFTMGEIGESRSKETGNHVKRVAEYSYILARSLGMSEKEAELLKIASPMHDIGKVAIPDAVLKKPGKLTNEEFDRMKTHTTIGYHLLKNSKRQILKTAAIVAYQHHEKWNGSGYPCGLRGEEIHIYGRITAIADVFDALGSDRVYKKAWELDRILNLFQEERGEHFDPKVVDVFIVQLPSILKAREVYSDLALEGVAEGYR
- a CDS encoding CapA family protein; this encodes MLGFKLGLMTLLTIGSFVYLMHWLDRPQGTQGGEATAEAKTSDPYGGVQQPRQPDTAKPPAANEDDGANVAPASERAAHVNMAFVGDIMFAGKVKELLTQHGYEYPFKYVHSYLEKADITVANLETPITTRGTAEEKTYAYRSSPLALPELKKAGVDLVNLANNHSMDYGVQGLLDTLDHLDMEGIQRVGAGRNAEEAYRHVTMDHNGMKIAFLGFSRVIHSTSWYAGNSRPGLAETYTTKLPLEAIKKAREEADLVVVIAHWGEERNNRPIKVQTDLARQYIDQGADLVVASHPHVLQGFEQYKGKWIAYSLGNFIFTTNENPATWESLILEASCSKERGCDLQLVPILTKWAQPIRMVEEDGRKLFEKLTNISVNAHVDAKGRITVAPGPPKVPVPVADQKPAVKSPVNEVKKPTDSNKDVGSGTAGETGKKTDNDTSKPGEASKPGSTTKPSETSKSNGTSKPDETTKPGESTQSGSSAKPERTTAPEEQNHPDSQQR
- a CDS encoding metallophosphoesterase family protein gives rise to the protein MDKIAIISDIHGNLQALDAVVRDIRSRRIERIICLGDLVGKGPQPCEAVDWIRELCEVTVQGNWDHGINLPQQKESGLWQQKRLGTERLRYLLELPFFADLRMSGRRIRLLHASSRSVYHRVLRKANKKEKLAMFENTEHTGGFLQTELTPDVIGYGDIHVPFLQTLKSEQIKGLLLFNTGSVGAPYDGLTQASYTILEGTADGNEEAPFSVQSVRVPYDIEQAIAVAQQVGIPELERFRYEQRTGLEQ
- a CDS encoding MFS transporter — protein: MERWKVNLIVLWLGQFLVMSGMTMIIPFLPLYIQEMGIHDPHEVAMWAGIIFAGNFVTAFIFQPIWGGLADRFGRKVMLLRSGFGMSVVMMFMGLASAPLHLLLLRMANGVISGFMPAAVALVSANTPRERMGFAMGTLQSGSVAGTILGPLFGGLMAEWFGFRPIFYITGGLLFAASLLAAFMVKETFDLEKAKNNPKMTIFSGFRELIRTRELPALYSVTFVIQFSILSSMPLIPLFVQELHGSGQLLAFYAGLVGSVTGFSNMIASPLLGRLGDRLGSHRILAIALIGTGLAFIPQVFVTNIWQLLASRFLLGIFMGGLIPSVQTLIRQYTPSGMESRSYSFNTSALALGNMLGPVIGGAVSGWIGIRGIFLTAAVLLLLNALWVRLSLYHRKQEHEPGL
- a CDS encoding M20 family metallopeptidase, whose product is MPTILRLLEESVNIDSPSADKRQNDLIADWYTREFQRLTGGRVVRIPNETYGDRLLCEVGSGEKQILLVGHYDTVWPLGEAKRRPFRIEDDRAYGPGVYDMKAGLLQAIFAVKALLDSGRFPADKKVVLLMNSDEELGSPTSRAFIEEQAKRSAAAFVLEPPMEPSGALKTARKGSGRYKLNVQGISAHAGVNPEKGVSAIHELACQIQRLHALTDYSLGTTVNIGVIRGGIGSNVIAEHAEGEIDVRVGTSAEADRIEEELNGLVPVLPQAQLTLTGRMMRPPMERTERTAELFALAQDIARTEHGVELTETHTGGVSDGNFTAAVGTPTLDGLGARGDYAHSPDEYIRLDEMPFRTALLAELIRRC
- a CDS encoding ABC transporter permease — encoded protein: MKRITPLGVITFFVVLFVISPLLVIIPTSLTSTRYLSFPPVGFSFDWYVRIFDRPEFVESFWFSLQLATLTAVLSTLLGTIAGLALHKYKFPGRGVINGLLLSPLTVPALIIGIAALLFFTRIGLAGTFTGLLLAHILISIPYVVRLVLTGLSSFDYTLERAAYILGAKPINVFWDITMPIIKPAIMSGAIFAFLTSFDNVTVSLFLVSPTTTTLPMAIFSYMQETLDPLVASISSVVILLSLVFIILLERVYGLDRLFGSKSQSH
- a CDS encoding ABC transporter permease; this encodes MGKGALSSVRSAAFLLAPSLAVVAGVFLLPMLYILILSLQDGDGQFSLENYALFFQDPYYLQILWRTVKMGLLTVLACLILGYPVAMYMAKCSGKMRGLITFLIISPHLISVVIRNFGWVIILGEKGWINNTLMQIGLIDQPLKLMYNELGVVIGLTDSLIVYMILAIATSMYQIDESLYKAAGILGAGKVRTFFTVTLPLTLPGIMAGTTLVFSLSMSAFVTPALMGGTSVKVLPVIAYEKIMAQLNWPLGAALAFLLLGSTIGLVTLFTRLMETKRYKEVFSS